One genomic segment of Streptomyces sp. NBC_00239 includes these proteins:
- a CDS encoding 3' terminal RNA ribose 2'-O-methyltransferase Hen1 yields MFLTISTTGTLDRPATDLGFLLHKHPGKAQAFGTSHGTAHVFYPEASEARCTVALLLEVDAVGLVRKGREQGRGRSAGPDTALAQYVNDRPYAASSLLAVALATVFRTALGGTCKNRPDLEGRVMPLRVEIPALPARGGGADLVGRLFGPLGWDTVEAEALPLDEEFPDWGDSRYVRLVLEGELTLADALRQLYVLLPVLDDAKHYWVAPDEVDKLLRAGDGWLAGHPEHRLIASRFLSRRWGLTRTAMERLELARLADIDDSEPEELDNAVEDHPEHPDTPDHPDHPERSESPQGPEGPDSAAGDATATAAVPLAVRRQEAVLAALRAAGAQRVLDLGCGEGRLVGELLKDVSFTEIVGVDVSVRALTVAARRLRLERMGERQRARVTLLQGSLAYTDKRLAGYDAAVLSEVIEHLDLPRLPALEYAVFGAARPRTVIVTTPNRAYNVRWESLPAGHVRHADHRFEWDRAEFRAWARTVADRYGYTVGHVPVGPEDPEVGPPTQMAVFTAAAPKEEQAA; encoded by the coding sequence GTGTTCCTGACGATCTCCACCACCGGCACCCTGGACCGACCCGCCACCGACCTGGGCTTTCTGCTGCACAAGCATCCCGGCAAGGCGCAGGCGTTCGGCACCTCCCACGGCACTGCCCACGTGTTCTACCCCGAGGCCTCCGAGGCGCGCTGCACCGTGGCGCTGCTGCTGGAGGTCGACGCGGTCGGCCTCGTGCGCAAGGGCCGGGAGCAAGGCCGCGGCCGGAGTGCCGGGCCCGACACGGCGCTCGCCCAGTACGTGAACGACCGGCCGTACGCCGCGTCCTCGCTGCTGGCGGTCGCCCTCGCGACGGTGTTCCGCACCGCGCTCGGCGGGACCTGCAAGAACCGGCCCGACCTCGAGGGCCGGGTCATGCCGCTGCGCGTCGAGATCCCCGCCCTGCCGGCCCGCGGCGGCGGCGCCGACCTGGTCGGCCGCCTGTTCGGCCCGCTGGGCTGGGACACGGTCGAGGCCGAAGCCCTGCCGCTGGACGAGGAGTTCCCGGACTGGGGCGACTCGCGGTACGTACGCCTGGTCCTGGAGGGCGAGCTGACCCTCGCCGACGCCCTGCGCCAGCTGTACGTCCTGCTGCCCGTGCTCGACGACGCCAAGCACTACTGGGTCGCCCCCGACGAGGTCGACAAGCTGCTGCGCGCGGGAGACGGCTGGCTGGCCGGGCACCCCGAACACCGGCTCATCGCCAGCCGGTTCCTGTCCCGCCGCTGGGGCCTGACCCGGACCGCCATGGAGCGCCTGGAGCTGGCCCGCCTCGCGGACATCGACGACAGCGAGCCCGAAGAGCTCGACAACGCCGTCGAGGACCACCCCGAACACCCCGACACCCCCGACCACCCCGACCACCCCGAGCGCTCCGAAAGCCCCCAAGGCCCAGAAGGCCCCGACAGCGCGGCGGGCGACGCGACCGCGACCGCGGCCGTCCCGCTCGCCGTGCGGCGGCAGGAGGCCGTTCTCGCCGCCCTGCGCGCCGCCGGCGCCCAGCGGGTGCTCGACCTCGGCTGCGGTGAGGGCCGGCTGGTCGGGGAACTGCTCAAGGACGTCTCGTTCACCGAGATCGTCGGCGTCGACGTGTCCGTACGCGCCCTGACCGTGGCCGCCCGGCGGCTGCGCCTGGAGCGGATGGGCGAGCGGCAGCGCGCCCGGGTCACCCTGCTGCAGGGCTCCCTCGCGTACACCGACAAGCGGCTGGCCGGCTACGACGCCGCCGTGCTGAGCGAGGTGATCGAGCACCTCGACCTGCCCCGGCTGCCGGCCCTGGAGTACGCGGTGTTCGGCGCCGCCCGACCCCGCACGGTGATCGTGACCACGCCCAACCGCGCCTACAACGTCCGCTGGGAGTCGCTCCCCGCCGGGCACGTCCGGCACGCCGACCACCGCTTCGAATGGGACCGGGCGGAGTTCCGCGCCTGGGCGCGGACCGTCGCCGACCGGTACGGCTACACGGTCGGCCACGTACCCGTAGGACCCGAGGACCCCGAGGTGGGTCCGCCCACCCAGATGGCCGTCTTCACGGCCGCCGCCCCGAAGGAGGAGCAGGCAGCATGA
- the mmuM gene encoding homocysteine S-methyltransferase, whose product MARASGPPPLDRRTVLLDGGLSNQLADQGCDLSGALWTGRVLAEAPGQVAAAHTAYLRAGAEVLITASYQVTDPELVRRSVEVAAGAAAGAGRPVWIAGSAGPYGAVLADGSEYRGRYGLSTAALEAFHRPRIEALAAAGADLIALETVPDTEEAEALLRVLADCPVPAWLSYTVEGGRTRAGQPLDEAFGLAAGVPGLLAVGVNCCDPGEVEPAVRIAAAATGKPVVAYPNDGSVWDPAGGVWRAPPVPRVWEVARWQRAGARLIGGCCRVGPAHIATLTPHPPP is encoded by the coding sequence ATGGCCCGCGCGTCCGGCCCGCCGCCGCTGGACCGGCGGACCGTCCTCCTCGACGGCGGGCTGAGCAACCAGCTCGCCGACCAGGGCTGCGACCTGTCCGGTGCGCTGTGGACGGGCCGGGTGCTCGCCGAGGCACCCGGACAGGTGGCGGCCGCCCACACCGCCTACCTCCGGGCGGGCGCGGAGGTGCTGATCACCGCCAGCTACCAGGTGACCGACCCCGAACTGGTCCGCCGCAGCGTCGAGGTGGCCGCCGGGGCAGCCGCCGGCGCCGGGCGGCCGGTCTGGATCGCCGGCTCCGCCGGGCCCTACGGGGCGGTGCTCGCGGACGGCTCCGAGTACCGGGGGCGGTACGGGCTGAGTACGGCCGCGCTGGAGGCCTTCCACCGGCCGCGGATCGAGGCGCTGGCCGCCGCCGGAGCCGACCTGATCGCGCTGGAGACCGTGCCCGACACCGAGGAGGCGGAGGCGCTGTTGCGGGTGCTCGCGGACTGTCCCGTCCCGGCCTGGCTCTCGTACACGGTCGAGGGCGGCCGCACGCGGGCCGGGCAGCCGCTGGACGAGGCGTTCGGGCTGGCCGCCGGGGTGCCGGGGCTGCTCGCCGTGGGCGTCAACTGCTGCGACCCGGGGGAGGTGGAGCCGGCCGTGCGGATCGCGGCCGCCGCGACCGGCAAGCCGGTGGTGGCCTATCCCAACGACGGGTCCGTGTGGGACCCCGCCGGCGGGGTCTGGCGCGCGCCCCCGGTTCCGCGCGTGTGGGAGGTCGCCCGCTGGCAGCGGGCCGGTGCCCGCCTCATCGGCGGCTGCTGCCGAGTGGGCCCCGCCCACATCGCCACCCTCACCCCCCACCCGCCCCCCTGA
- a CDS encoding LLM class F420-dependent oxidoreductase, which translates to MDLRIFTEPQQGAGYDTLLAVAKATEDLGFDAFFRSDHYLRMGGARPGPGDEPPGMPGPTDAWITLAGLARETSRIRLGTLMTAGTFRLPGVLAIQVAQVDQMSGGRIELGLGAGWFEREHEAYGIPFPAEKFGRLEEQLAIVTGLWATKVGETFSYEGKHYQLTDSPALPKPLQEKVPVLIGGHGASRTPRLAARYADEFNIPFASVADTRRQFGRVRDAAERIGRDSGELVYSNALVVCVGRTDAEVARRAAAIGREVDELKANGLAGSPAEVVEKIGAYREAGSSRIYLQVLDLHDLDHLELISSQVMSRLG; encoded by the coding sequence ATGGATCTTCGCATCTTCACCGAGCCGCAGCAGGGCGCCGGTTACGACACGCTGCTGGCCGTCGCCAAGGCCACCGAGGACCTCGGCTTCGACGCCTTCTTCCGGTCCGACCACTACCTGCGGATGGGCGGTGCCCGGCCCGGGCCGGGCGACGAGCCGCCGGGCATGCCGGGTCCGACGGACGCCTGGATCACCCTCGCCGGCCTGGCGCGCGAGACCAGCCGGATCCGGCTGGGCACCCTCATGACGGCGGGCACCTTCCGGCTGCCGGGCGTCCTCGCCATCCAGGTCGCCCAGGTGGACCAGATGTCCGGCGGGCGTATCGAACTGGGCCTGGGGGCGGGCTGGTTCGAGCGGGAGCACGAGGCGTACGGAATCCCGTTCCCGGCCGAGAAGTTCGGACGGCTCGAGGAGCAACTGGCCATCGTCACCGGGCTGTGGGCGACGAAGGTGGGCGAGACGTTCAGCTACGAGGGCAAGCACTACCAGCTGACCGACTCCCCGGCGCTGCCCAAGCCGCTGCAGGAGAAGGTGCCGGTGCTCATCGGCGGGCACGGGGCGAGCCGCACCCCGCGGCTGGCTGCGCGGTACGCGGACGAGTTCAACATCCCGTTCGCGTCGGTGGCCGACACCCGCAGGCAGTTCGGGCGGGTGCGGGACGCCGCCGAGCGGATCGGGCGCGACTCGGGGGAGCTGGTGTACTCCAACGCCCTGGTGGTGTGCGTGGGCAGGACCGATGCGGAGGTGGCGCGCCGGGCGGCGGCCATCGGACGGGAGGTGGACGAGCTCAAGGCGAACGGTCTCGCGGGCAGCCCCGCCGAGGTCGTCGAGAAGATCGGCGCCTACCGCGAGGCCGGGTCCTCGCGGATCTACCTCCAGGTGCTCGACCTGCACGACCTCGACCATCTGGAGCTGATCTCGTCCCAGGTCATGTCCCGGCTCGGCTGA
- a CDS encoding DUF6099 family protein has product MDAVRLIAAGRHALAQSRAALDIVVEAWQAQALAQAIGSWLAVTGPPELRAEARGLGEAGGRGCGVLDRPALTQDGRSGDYRPRAAQLSEVSDPRQALLGLGALLGEVGIALVGVACATDEEGLYWQCIEAIDAADESSDRVRALLRRLTDRERGSTSGAARDSTAGAT; this is encoded by the coding sequence ATGGATGCGGTGCGGCTCATCGCAGCCGGCCGCCATGCTCTGGCACAGAGCCGGGCGGCACTGGACATCGTGGTGGAGGCCTGGCAGGCCCAGGCGCTCGCCCAGGCGATAGGGAGCTGGCTGGCGGTCACCGGACCGCCGGAACTGAGAGCGGAGGCACGGGGGCTGGGGGAGGCGGGCGGCAGAGGCTGCGGCGTCCTCGACCGGCCCGCGCTCACCCAGGACGGGCGGAGCGGGGACTACCGGCCCAGAGCGGCGCAGCTCTCGGAGGTGTCCGACCCCCGGCAGGCGCTGCTGGGGCTGGGCGCGCTGCTGGGCGAAGTGGGCATAGCCCTGGTCGGGGTGGCCTGCGCCACGGACGAGGAGGGGCTCTACTGGCAGTGCATCGAAGCCATCGACGCGGCCGACGAGTCGAGCGACCGGGTGCGCGCCCTGCTGCGGCGCCTCACGGACCGGGAGCGGGGCAGCACCTCGGGCGCTGCCCGCGACTCGACGGCGGGGGCGACCTGA
- a CDS encoding nucleotide pyrophosphohydrolase: protein MSESEKQQPSLDALQRRLAEFAAARAWQQYHTPKNLAVALSVEASELVEIFQWLTPEQSARIMEDPRSAHRVTDEVADVLAYLLQFCEVLGVDLLAALAAKIERNEARFPVAGAAPGAARETVSDTEKGHDRHSSE, encoded by the coding sequence GTGAGTGAATCCGAGAAGCAGCAGCCCTCCCTCGACGCCCTGCAGCGCCGGCTCGCCGAGTTCGCGGCCGCCCGGGCCTGGCAGCAGTACCACACGCCGAAGAACCTGGCGGTCGCGCTGAGCGTGGAGGCCTCCGAACTGGTCGAGATCTTCCAGTGGCTGACGCCCGAGCAGTCCGCGCGGATCATGGAGGACCCGCGGTCCGCGCACCGGGTGACCGACGAGGTGGCCGATGTGCTGGCCTATCTCCTGCAGTTCTGCGAGGTGCTCGGGGTGGACCTGCTGGCGGCGCTCGCCGCGAAGATCGAACGGAACGAGGCCAGGTTCCCCGTCGCGGGAGCGGCGCCGGGAGCGGCCCGGGAAACGGTCTCGGACACCGAAAAGGGGCATGATCGTCACTCTTCGGAGTGA